A single region of the Drosophila takahashii strain IR98-3 E-12201 chromosome 2R, DtakHiC1v2, whole genome shotgun sequence genome encodes:
- the Sardh gene encoding sarcosine dehydrogenase, mitochondrial, which translates to MWRHRILQQTSRREISKQVKADGGGGARQQPSGSLPASADVVVIGGGSAGCHTLYHLARRGVKAVLLERAQLTAGTTWHTAGLLWRLRPNDVDIQLLANSRRMLQGLEEETGLDPGWIQNGGIFIAHNETRLDEYRRLATVGSALGIENQVLSPEETQKLFPLLDHSAFVGSLYSPGDGVMDPAMLCAALKKAATNLGAQVIENCGVDDLLVEQTPRGKKVVGVTTPFGDIKAEKVVNATGVWGRDLVAKHGSHLPLVPMKHAYIVSESIPGVRGLPNIRDHDYSTYFRIQGDAICMGGYEPNPILLEPVPKDFHFGLYELDWSVFEAHVEGAQKLCPSYAKYGVKSTVCGPESFTPDHKPLMGPDPILDGLYHNCGFNSAGMMFGGGCGEQTALWVIQGQPDLPMFGFDLRRFTQEQGKATQWIREKSHESYVKNYSMVFKYDQPLAGRDFQKDPLHDEMTKAGAVMEEKQGWERPGFFLPSGSRKAVVQPYDWYGSYGHQRNQDSEYEKVLDGDLHYSRFSEYHDLIGSEAMACRNNAVVFNMSYFAKLLLEGPQAQEAADWLFSANTNRDPSKTVYTCALNDAGGVEADVTISRLASGSGEVHDPKFNGQGFYIVAGGASAFYTYSSLRAEIRRKGFNASLKDLTAELGVISIQGPNSRKILQPLIDCDLSDEQVPPNSTRLAKFGDVGLRLLRVSFVGELGYELHVPKKDCVAVYRSLMNAGAEQDLRNAGYRSLYSLSSEKGYHLWSFDLRPDNTPLEAGLGFTCRKTGAEYRGKAAIEKQRTKGLKKRLVYLTLQDQIPIWGLEGVYRNGEPVGILRRAEYAYSLGKPLGQAYISRPDGQIIDADYIRNGEYEVDILGKKYRADCHLRSPFDPTGQRVLGNYAIESKTKPNNK; encoded by the exons ATGTGGCGCCATCGCATCCTGCAGCAGACATCCCGCCGGGAGATCAGCAAGCAAGTGAAAGCagatggaggaggaggagcccgTCAGCAGCCAAGTGGATCCCTGCCAGCCTCAGCGGATGTGGTGGTAATTGGCGGTGGCTCGGCGGGCTGTCACACCCTCTATCACCTGGCGCGTCGTGGTGTCAAAGCGGTTCTCCTGGAACGTGCCCAACTCACGGCCGGAACCACCTGGCACACCGCCGGATTATTGTGGCGCCTGCGTCCCAACGATGTGGATATTCAGCTGCTGGCCAATTCGCGTCGGATGCTCCAGGGACTGGAGGAGGAAACGGGTCTGGATCCGGGTTGGATTCAAAACGGAGGCATATTCATCGCCCACAATGAAACGCGTCTGGATGAGTATCGCAGATTGGCCACAGTGGGTTCGGCTCTGGGTATCGAGAACCAAGTGTTGAGTCCCGAGGAAACCCAAAAGTTGTTCCCCCTCCTGGATCACTCGGCCTTTGTGGGATCTCTGTACTCTCCCGGTGACGGTGTCATGGATCCGGCGATGCTGTGTGCTGCCCTCAAGAAGGCAGCTACCAATCTGGGTGCCCAGGTGATCGAGAATTGTGGAGTGGATGACCTACTGGTGGAACAAACCCCGAGGGGTAAGAAGGTTGTGGGTGTAACCACCCCTTTTGGGGACATCAAAGCGGAGAAGGTGGTGAATGCCACTGGGGTCTGGGGTCGCGATCTGGTGGCCAAGCACGGCTCTCACCTTCCCCTGGTGCCCATGAAGCATGCCTATATTGTCTCGGAATCCATTCCCGGAGTAAGAGGGCTGCCCAACATCAGAGATCATGACTACTCCACCTACTTCCGCATCCAAGGCGACGCCATCTGCATGGGTGGCTACGAACCGAATCCTATATTACTGGAACCCGTTCCCAAGGACTTCCATTTTGGCCTCTATGAACTGGATTGGTCGGTCTTTGAGGCTCATGTCGAGGGAGCCCAGAAATTGTGTCCCAGTTATGCGAAATACGGTGTGAAGAGCACTGTTTGTGGTCCGGAATCATTTACACCCGATCACAAACCCCTGATGGGTCCGGATCCGATTCTAGATGGACTGTACCACAATTGCGGCTTCAATTCGGCGGGAATGATGTTCGGCGGTGGCTGCGGGGAGCAGACTGCCCTGTGGGTCATCCAAGGCCAGCCGGATCTGCCCATGTTCGGCTTTGATCTGCGTAGATTCACCCAGGAGCAGGGCAAAGCCACCCAGTGGATCAGGGAAAAGTCACACGAGAGCTACGTGAAGAACTACAGCATGGTGTTTAAGTACGATCAACCTCTGGCGGGTCGTGATTTCCAAAAGGATCCCCTGCACGACGAGATGACGAAGGCGGGAGCCGTCATGGAGGAGAAGCAGGGTTGGGAGAGGCCAGGATTCTTCCTACCCTCCGGTTCTAGGAAAGCAGTGGTGCAACCGTATGACTGGTACGGAAGCTATGGCCACCAGAGAAACCAGGACAGCGAGTACGAGAAGGTTCTGGACGGCGATCTTCACTACAGCAGATTCTCCGAGTACCACGATCTG attggATCGGAGGCAATGGCCTGTCGAAATAATGCGGTGGTCTTCAACATGAGCTACTTCGCCAAGCTTCTGCTAGAGGGTCCTCAAGCTCAGGAGGCCGCCGACTGGCTCTTTTCGGCCAACACCAACCGGGATCCCAGCAA AACTGTCTACACCTGTGCCCTTAACGATGCTGGCGGAGTGGAGGCCGATGTGACCATTTCCCGTTTGGCGAGCGGTTCCGGTGAGGTCCACGATCCAAAGTTCAATGGTCAGGGCTTCTATATCGTGGCTGGTGGCGCCTCTGCCTTCTACACATACAGCTCTCTGAGGGCAGAGATCCGTAGGAAAGGATTCAATGCCAGCCTCAAGGACCTGACCGCGGAATTAGGTGTGATATCCATTCAAGGACCGAACAGCCGGAAGATCCTGCAGCCCCTCATCGACTGCGATCTGTCCGATGAGCAGGTGCCACCGAATAGCACTCGCTTGGCCAAGTTCGGCGATGTGGGTCTCCGCCTGCTCCGCGTGAGCTTTGTGGGTGAACTGGGCTACGAGCTCCATGTGCCCAAGAAGGATTGTGTGGCCGTTTATCGGAGTCTGATGAATGCTGGTGCTGAACAGGATCTCCGCAATGCTGGCTACCGATCGCTGTACTCCCTCAGCAGCGAGAAGGGCTACCACTTGTGGAGCTTCGATCTGCGTCCGGATAATACTCCCCTGGAAGCTGGCTTGGGATTCACCTGTCGCAAAACAGGAGCTGAGTATCGTGGCAAGGCGGCAATTGAAAAGCAGCGAACTAAAGGCCTGAAGAAGCGCCTGGTTTACCTGACGCTCCAGGATCAAATCCCCATTTGGGGTCTGGAGGGTGTCTATCGGAATGGCGAACCAGTGGGCATCCTGCGACGAGCGGAATATGCCTATAGCCTGGGAAAACCCCTCGGACAGGCGTACATTTCCAGGCCAGATGGACAGATCATCGATGCTGATTACATAAGGAACGGGGAGTACGAGGTAGACATCTTGGGCAAGAAGTATCGCGCCGACTGCCACTTGCGCAGCCCATTCGATCCCACCGGCCAACGGGTTCTCGGTAACTATGCAATCGAGTCCAAAACCAAacctaataataaataa
- the LOC108058757 gene encoding sodium-independent sulfate anion transporter: MRSNEDNLYREQLPNVGSLIRDAGRKLCRPATVTNKFPILKWLPRYRLEYIMQDFIAGFTVGLTTIPQAIAYGVVAGLEPQYGLYSAFMGCFTYIVFGSCKDVTIATTAIMALMVNQYATISPDYAVLVCFLAGCIVLILGLLNMGVLVRFISIPVITGFTMAAAVTIGSAQINNIVGLTSPSNDLLPAWKNFFTHLSSIRVWDAQLGVSSLVFLLLMTRVKDIKWGNRIFWKYLGLSRNALAVIFGTFLAYILSRDGNQPFRVTGNITAGVPPFRLPPFSTTVDGEYVSFGDMISTVGASLGSIPLISILEIVAISKAFSKGKIVDASQEMVALGMCNIMGSFVLSMPVTGSFTRTAVNNASGVKTPLGGAVTGALVLMALAFLTQTFYFIPKCTLASIIIAAMISLVELHKIKDMWKSKKKDLFPFLVTVLTCMFWSLEYGILCGIAANMVYILYSSARPHVDITLEKINGHEVSVVDVKQKLDYASAEYLKEKVVRFLNNQNGETHLVVIKGDEINSIDYTVAMNVVSMKGDLEALNCAMICWNWNIASAGVVCRLSSDLRPIFKFDLSLEEVVAGHFDSPSNTASTVTIQA; this comes from the exons ATGAGGAGCAACGAGG ATAATCTGTACCGGGAGCAGCTCCCCAATGTGGGCTCGCTTATCAGGGATGCCGGCCGCAAGCTGTGTCGACCGGCGACAGTGACCAACAAGTTCCCCATCCTGAAGTGGCTGCCTCGCTACCGGTTGGAGTACATTATGCAGGACTTCATAGCGGGATTCACAGTGGGTCTGACGACCATACCGCAGGCAATTGCCTATGGAGTGGTGGCTGGTTTGGAGCCGCAATATGGATTATACTCCGCCTTCATGGGCTGCTTTACATACATCGTGTTTGGATCCTGCAAGGATGTTACAATAG CTACAACCGCCATTATGGCCTTAATGGTCAACCAATATGCCACCATCAGTCCGGATTACGCTGTGCTGGTGTGTTTCCTGGCTGGCTGCATTGTTCTCATCCTTGGTTTGCTTAACATGGGCGTCCTGGTGAGATTCATCTCGATTCCAGTGATTACGGGCTTCACCATGGCGGCGGCCGTCACAATTGGCAGTGCCCAGATCAACAACATCGTGGGTCTGACCA GTCCTTCAAATGACTTGCTGCCCGCCTGGAAGAATTTCTTCACCCACTTGTCGTCAATTCGGGTGTGGGATGCCCAGCTGGGTGTCTCCTCTCTCGTATTCCTGCTGCTCATGACG CGCGTAAAGGACATCAAATGGGGCAACCGGATTTTCTGGAAGTACCTTGGCCTCTCCCGCAATGCCCTGGCTGTGATCTTTGGCACCTTTCTAGCCTACATCTTGAGTCGAGATGGCAATCAGCCCTTTCGGGTCACGGGAAACATTACGGCCGGAGTGCCGCCCTTCCGTCTGCCTCCCTTCAGCACCACTGTGGATGGCGAGTACGTTTCCTTTGGCGATATGATCAGCACTGTGGGCGCTTCTCTGGGTTCCATTCCCCTGATCTCGATCCTGGAGATAGTGGCAATTTCCAAGGCATTCT CAAAGGGTAAGATTGTGGACGCCTCGCAGGAGATGGTGGCCCTGGGAATGTGCAACATCATGGGCAGCTTTGTGCTCTCCATGCCTGTAACCGGATCCTTTACCCGAACGGCTGTAAACAATGCCAGTGGTGTGAAAACTCCCCTGGGAGGAGCAGTCACTGGTGCCCTAGTGCTCATGGCCCTGGCTTTCCTGACCCAAACTTTCTACTTCATACCCAAATGCACGCTGGCTTCAATTATTATAGCAGCCATGATATCGCTAGTGGAGCTGCACAAGATTAAGGATATGTGGAAATCTAAAA AGAAGGATCTGTTTCCCTTTTTGGTTACTGTTCTCACTTGCATGTTCTGGAGTTTGGAATACGGAATACTCTGTGGCATTGCTGCTAATATGGTCTATATTTTATATAGCAGTGCACGTCCCCATGTAGACATCACACTGGAAAAG ATCAATGGTCATGAAGTGAGCGTGGTGGATGTGAAACAGAAGCTGGACTACGCCTCCGCTGAATATCTCAAGGAGAAGGTGGTGCGATTTCTGAATAATCAAAACGGCGAGACGCACTTGGTGGTCATAAAGGGCGACGAGATTAACTCCATTGACTATACAGTCGCCATG AACGTTGTCTCCATGAAGGGCGACTTGGAGGCCCTCAACTGCGCCATGATCTGCTGGAACTGGAACATCGCCTCCGCCGGCGTCGTTTGCCGCCTCAGCAGCGATCTGCGTCCCATCTTCAAGTTCGATTTGTCACTTGAGGAGGTGGTGGCTGGCCACTTCGACAGTCCCTCCAACACAGCCTCCACTGTGACCATCCAGGCCTAG
- the LOC108058772 gene encoding WD repeat-containing protein 5 has product MSELTEAVAVGDPRTGTPMPETADSLFKMPLPPTMTPLAMPNSFSPGYAIKNSLLGHLSCVSSVKFSPDGGHLVSGSGDRHLKLWDVESGICLQTLAGHGMGINDVAWSAAGLLASCSDDRTVRLWDPRSGICSKTLKGHGGFVFACCFNPQSNLLASTSFDETVRLWDVRTGRCLKKVTGHLDPITSVDFNREGSLFVTSSFDGLVRVWESSTCHVLKTLVEEDNTPVGYVKFSPNGRYILASTLNSNLKLWNYQKPKCLRVYRGHVNESYCLTSNFSITAGIWIVSGSEDGTLCIWNLQTKELVQKVATQGDQVLCTDCHPKANVMASGSKQNTFAIRIWQSSE; this is encoded by the coding sequence ATGAGTGAACTGACTGAAGCAGTGGCTGTGGGAGATCCCCGAACCGGAACTCCCATGCCGGAGACCGCCGACAGCCTCTTCAAGATGCCCTTGCCACCCACAATGACGCCTCTGGCCATGCCAAATAGCTTCTCCCCGGGATACGCCATCAAAAACTCGCTCCTCGGGCACCTGAGCTGCGTTTCGTCGGTGAAGTTCAGTCCAGATGGCGGGCACTTGGTCAGCGGCTCGGGCGACAGGCACCTCAAACTCTGGGACGTGGAGTCGGGCATTTGCCTCCAAACGCTGGCCGGGCACGGCATGGGCATCAACGATGTGGCCTGGTCGGCGGCTGGACTACTGGCCAGTTGCAGCGATGATAGGACAGTGCGCCTTTGGGATCCCCGCAGCGGAATCTGCTCCAAAACTCTGAAGGGGCACGGCGGCTTCGTCTTCGCCTGCTGCTTCAATCCGCAGTCCAACCTGCTGGCCTCCACCAGCTTCGACGAAACGGTGCGCCTGTGGGATGTGCGCACTGGGAGATGCCTGAAGAAAGTAACCGGCCACCTGGATCCCATCACCTCGGTGGACTTCAACCGCGAGGGCAGTCTCTTCGTGACCAGCAGCTTCGATGGCCTGGTGCGCGTCTGGGAGTCGAGCACCTGCCATGTGCTGAAGACCCTCGTCGAGGAGGACAACACTCCGGTGGGCTATGTCAAGTTCTCGCCCAACGGACGGTACATCCTGGCCTCCACGCTGAACAGCAACCTCAAGCTGTGGAACTACCAGAAGCCCAAGTGCCTGCGAGTCTATCGCGGTCATGTGAACGAGTCCTACTGCCTGACCTCCAACTTCTCCATCACCGCGGGCATTTGGATCGTCTCCGGCAGCGAGGATGGCACGCTGTGCATATGGAATCTGCAGACCAAGGAGCTGGTCCAAAAGGTCGCCACCCAGGGCGACCAGGTGCTCTGCACCGACTGCCATCCCAAGGCCAATGTGATGGCCAGCGGCTCTAAACAGAATACTTTCGCCATCAGAATCTGGCAGAGCAGCGAGTAG
- the sub gene encoding kinesin-like protein subito, whose translation MEDKEDVAEVPKRETRSFLMARDPSIDRRFRPRPNKKMRLFDNIQESEEESYSEYSDTESEYKYQTSGTTDGASCATSAADSSSVETGPQVFLRMRPVKDASKAYIVSEEANVLITSCKVDSTSNNVNRMEKHFGFTSIFDSTVGQRDIYDTCVGPKIMEEECVTIMTYGTSGSGKTYTLLGDDVRAGIIPRALENIFTIYKGTIFHSPKLKLINGCIVFLQDDASLKELQIRKKLLDLCPDISAHHKRLKQVIDGDHTFETKTSTDVSVLVWVSFVEIYNELVYDLLAIPPKQDKLGEVPRKNLKIVGNKGQVFIKGLTSVFVTSSEEALRLLRLGQQRSTYASTSVNANSSRSHCVFTVDILKYNRSGITTQSSYKFCDLAGSERVNNTGTSGLRLKEAKNINTSLMVLGRCLDAASTVQKKKNADIIPYRDSRLTMLLQAALLGKEKLAMIVTVTPLDKYYEENLNVLNFASIAKNIIFKEPVVKQHRVSFCGFMEFSKMSTYEGDDYTKELEDENVRLRLEIEQLRYDHVLQMQLLEEKLRSELTATYQEIIQNNKKQHEDECEKKLLIAQRESDFMLSSQKRRFEEQIEDLKDEIEELKNPTSDTDSSDDPNESKSPIEIIDDD comes from the exons ATGGAAGACAAGGAGGACGTTGCGGAGGTGCCGAAGCGCGAGACGCGCTCCTTCCTGATGGCCCGCGATCCGTCCATCGACCGGCGCTTTCGGCCGCGTCCAAACAAGAAGATGCGTCTGTTCGACAACATTCAGGAGTCGGAGGAGGAGAGCTACTCGGAGTACTCGGACACGGAATCGGAGTACAAGTACCAGACGAGCGGCACGACAGACGGCGCCTCGTGCGCCACCAGTGCGGCGGACAGCAGCAGCGTGGAGACGGGACCTCAGGTCTTCCTGCGCATGCGTCCCGTGAAGGATGCCTCCAAGGCGTACATTGTCTCGGAGGAGGCCAACGTCCTGATCACCAGCTGCAAGGTGGACTCCACCAGCAACAACGTGAACCGCATGGAAAAGCACTTTGGCTTCACCTCCATTTTCGACAGCACCGTTGGGCAGCGGGACATCTACGACACCTGTGTGGGCCCCAAGATCATGGAGGAGGAGTGTGTGACCATCATGACGTACGGCACTTCGGGCTCCGGCAAAACCTACACTTTGCTGG GCGACGATGTCCGTGCTGGAATCATTCCACGTGCCCTGGAGAACATATTCACCATCTACAAGGGCACCATCTTCCACTCGCCCAAGCTAAAGCTGATCAACGGCTGCATCGTCTTTCTGCAGGACGACGCCTCGCTCAAGGAGCTGCAGATTCGGAAGAAGCTGTTGGACCTGTGCCCGGATATCAGTGCCCATCACAAGCGTTTGAAGCAGGTCATCGATGGGGATCACACGTTCGAGACTAAAACGTCCACCGACGTTTCCGTCCTGGTTTGGGTCTCCTTTGTGGAGATCTACAACGAACTGGTGTACGACTTGCTGGCCATTCCTCCGAAACAGGATAAGCTGGGTGAGGTGCCGCGGAAAAACCTGAAGATTGTGGGCAACAAGGGCCAGGTGTTCATCAAGGGACTGACCAGTGTGTTCGTGACGAGCAGCGAGGAAGCGCTGCGCCTGCTCCGGCTGGGTCAACAGCGCTCCACTTACGCCTCCACCTCGGTGAACGCCAACTCAAGTCGCTCGCACTGTGTGTTCACTGTGGACATACTCAAGTACAATCGCTCGGGCATCACCACCCAGAGTTCGTACAAATTCTGCGATCTGGCGGGTTCGGAACGCGTGAACAACACGGGAACCTCGGGCCTGCGTCTGAAGGAGGCCAAGAACATCAACACCTCGCTGATGGTGCTCGGTCGCTGCCTGGATGCGGCCAGCACAGTGCAGAAGAAGAAAAACGCCGACATCATTCCATACCGCGACTCCAGACTCACGATGCTGCTGCAAGCGGCCTTGCTGGGCAAGGAGAAGTTGGCCATGATCGTGACGGTTACCCCGCTGGACAAATACTACGAAGAGAACCTGAACGTCCTGAACTTCGCCTCCATCGCCAAGAATATCATCTTCAAGGAACCCGTAGTCAAGCAGCATCGCGTCAGCTTCTGCGGCTTCATGGAATTCTCAAAGATGTCAACGTACGAAGGCGACGACTACACCAAGGAGCTGGAGGACGAGAACGTCCGCCTGCGTTTGGAGATTGAGCAGTTGCGGTACGATCATGTGCTTCAAATGCAACTTCTGGAGGAGAAACTGCGCAGCGAACTCACTGCAACCTACCAGGAGATAATCCAGAACAACAAGAAGCAACATGAAGACGAGTGCGAGAAGAAGCTACTGATAGCACAAAGGGAATCGGATTTTATG CTCTCCTCTCAAAAGCGGCGGTTTGAAGAACAAATAGAAGACCTCAAGGACGAGATAGAGGAATTAAAAAATCCCACCAGCGACACGGACAGTTCCGATGATCCAAACGAATCCAAGTCTCCCATCGAAATCATCGATGATGATTAG